The following are encoded together in the Hippoglossus stenolepis isolate QCI-W04-F060 chromosome 12, HSTE1.2, whole genome shotgun sequence genome:
- the fam98a gene encoding LOW QUALITY PROTEIN: protein FAM98A (The sequence of the model RefSeq protein was modified relative to this genomic sequence to represent the inferred CDS: deleted 2 bases in 1 codon): MENDTIVSLEDLGYQGPLLEEGTLETAVSGGAASPEFTKLCAWIVSELRLYCKLEENVHATNCPSEAEGFQLEMSGLLSELACPYAVLTSGNVNQRLLNRTDCLLLLTFLVSELEASRMILVNSPQKKGQDSGSPVFQELKGVCMSLGMSKPPANITMFQFFSGIEKKLKEALGRVPPNHVGDPLMKKALGPVHLEKIEPLNQALVNEYEVRRKMLLKRLDVTVQSFGWSDRAKTHAEKLAKVYPPLRAALCTASKISVAHLLAARQDFSKILRTSSGMIREKTACAINKVRMGRVPDRGGRPCEIEAPPPEMPTWQKRQDAPQGGGYHGGGGGGHGGSRGGYDHFSQGGRGGYEKGHGDRGGRGGSRGGKVQGGWGDGGGGGGRGGYNQGHFQDVAGHHGGGGRGGYGGGGNNQGGFQDPGYHGGGGSGGSYHDSYQQDGGWHQERGGGRGGRGGRGRGGRGGQGQGQGQGQGQGGGWGGGGRGPNFNHGGQFEQFFQQGGQHYNQAGFTQGRHYTS, translated from the exons ATGGAGAATGACACAATCGTCTCTCTTGAAGATTTAGG GTACCAAGGCCCTCTGTTGGAGGAAGGAACTCTAGAAACTGCTGTGAGTGGAGGGGCAGCTTCACCTGAGTTTACTAAGCTCTGTGCCTGGATTGTCTCAGAGCTTAGACTCTACTGCAAGTTGGAGGAGAATGTCCACGCCACTAACT gTCCAAGTGAGGCAGAGGGCTTCCAGCTGGAGATGAGTGGCCTTTTGTCAGAGCTTGCCTGTCCGTACGCTGTCCTCACCAGCGGAAACGTCAACCAGAGGCTTCTGAATAGGACAGACTGTCTGCTTCTCCTCA CCTTCCTGGTATCTGAGTTGGAGGCATCTAGGATGATCCTAGTTAACAGTCCTCAGAAGAAAGGCCAGGATTCAGGCAGCCCAGTGTTCCAGGAGCTGAAGGGCGTCTGCATGTCACTGGGCATGTCCAAACCTCCTGCCAACATCACCATGTTCCAGTTCTTCAGTGGAATAGAGAAGAAG CTGAAAGAAGCCCTAGGTCGAGTTCCACCAAATCATGTAGGAGATCCACTGATGAAGAAGGCACTTGGACCTGTGCATCTG GAAAAGATTGAACCTCTAAACCAAGCACTAGTAAATGAGTATGAGGTGAGAAGGAAGATGTTGTTGAAACGTCTCGATGTGACGGTGCAGTCTTTTGGTTGGTCTGACAGAGCAAAG acacatgctgaaaaGTTAGCCAAAGTGTACCCGCCTCTGCGTGCAGCCCTCTGTACTGCAAGTAAAATCTCTGTTGCCCATCTTCTTGCTGCTCGACAAGATTTCTCCAAGATCCTACGTACAAGCAGTGGCATGATAAGGGAGAAGACTGCTTGTGCTATTAATAAG GTTCGAATGGGTCGAGTGCCAGACAGAGGAGGCCGACCCTGTGAGATTGAGGCTCCTCCACCGGAGATGCCCACCTGGCAGAAGCGTCAGGATGCTCCCCAGGGTGGAGGATACcatggtgggggtgggggcgggCACGGAGGCAGCAGGGGGGGCTATGATCACTTCTCCCAAGGTGGCCGTGGAGGCTATGAGAAAGGACATGGAGACAGGGGAGGTAgagggggcagcagaggagggaaggTACAGGGAGGCTGGGgagatggtggtggaggaggcggtAGAGGCGGTTACAACCAAGGCCACTTTCAGGATGTAGCAGGTCATcatgggggaggagggagagggggttatggaggaggtgggaacAACCAAGGAGGCTTCCAGGACCCTGGGTATCATGGGGGAGGAGGAAGCGGAGGCAGTTACCATGACAGTTACCAACAAGACGGAGGCTGGCATCAGGAGAGAGGCGGGGGCCGAGGAGGACGTGGGGGCAGGGGAAGGGGAGGCCGAGgaggacaaggacaaggacaaggacaaggacaaggacaagggGGAGgctggggagggggaggg agggggccGAATTTTAACCATGGAGGACAGTTTGAACAGTTCTTCCAACAAGGCGGGCAGCACTACAACCAAGCTGGCTTTACTCAAGGCAGACACTACACAAGTTGA
- the si:ch211-195b21.5 gene encoding uncharacterized protein DDB_G0284459 isoform X2, which translates to MYRSGKPEHGPPPFRPPSAHGPPFTFGGSCSVPPRGHLAPGPHGSFSAPASDRQFLHNRPSREHFIRPHCSNFSIDRSTAIASGGSQKMAPHAEPPHLQVLQWIPTPAKHHLPDSDRAGEEFLRCIAANKPLPDYLKGDMAYNLAEAFKSANVLKDAVKSDPEFQKHGPRSISQSRSRSRGRSRGKSRGKSRGKSRAKSRARSRSRVRSRSRARSKSHARGKSRARNKSRARSKSRSRSQSKQKSHVRSKSRVRRSKSRSGSMEKSCANDKRKRSLSPSCSSSVENSNNLTGKYLLEGLKLVMNSKELEERLPTLKDAILTIQASDENRKVQCVPNEQHSSQDNSTSMENDSMLLPHDRVGSDFSWLQSQSQEDSTAQKADELDDEESFLYGNEDTGGKQDHITSTTPFSAFSQTGEHSSDVSALSSQPSIFSSFGDLLDLKQPLQMTSSINLDSSEFEKIKNILKSQGTANINQIVVKMQGQKEEKQPSPVLLGSDLTAASLTMQAMKNSNVQQALQSLQSLIKATKEKRAKSDGSGTSQTSDKHKASNGEEMKRERQARKSQMESLIKEMEELLKQDGQSFLTPVIGFYCQKCEEFIGDLSSADNHAAIHQHANSSSNMQMEQHAGQTDRGSKGHSNCFSSSSNRHPHTSDKRDHRDFSYHRDSEDQRNHRDYKQEWRNETPHRGKLDNNHINHGQRQENISFKEEMSKERMLITVSCGPTSPPNIRVKEEVNKEQTVRGYSKVKVEDTNKKDSKEKDSKGKNESSDDSDNDKGKTCKVKSSKKKKKKEKKKKKKEKGNKS; encoded by the exons ATGTACCGGTCAGGGAAACCGGAGCATGGGCCGCCGCCGTTCCGGCCGCCGTCAGCCCATGGCCCTCCTTTCACATTCGGAGGGTCCTGTAGTGTTCCTCCTCGTGGACACTTGGCTCCTGGACCCCACGGATCATTTTCAGCTCCGGCATCGGACAGACAGTTTCTTCACAACAGACCATCAAGAGAGCATTTCATCAGA CCCCACTGTAGCAACTTCTCCATAGACCGTAGTACAGCGATTGCTTCTGGAGGCAGCCAGAAGATGGCCCCTCATGCTGAACCACCACACCTTCAGGTCCTACAGTGGATTCCCACTCCTGCAAAACATCATCTACCAGACAG TGACAGAGCTGGTGAGGAATTCTTGAGATGCATTGCAGCCAACAAGCCTCTCCCAGACTATCTGAAAGGGGACATGGCATACAACCTTGCTGAGGCATTTAAGTCAGCTAATGTTCTGAAAGATGCAGTAAAATCAGACCCTGAGTTCCAGAAGCATGGGCCCAGAAGCATCAGTCAAAGTAGAAGCAGAAGCCGTGGCAGAAGCCGTGGAAAAAGTCGTGGAAAAAGTCGTGGAAAATCTCGAGCCAAGAGCCGTGCGCGAAGCAGAAGCCGTGTACGCAGCCGAAGCAGAGCAAGGAGCAAAAGTCATGCTCGTGGCAAGAGTCGAGCTAGAAACAAAAGCAGAGCCCGCAGTAAAAGTCGGAGCAGGAGCCAAAGCAAGCAAAAAAGTCATGTACGGAGCAAGAGTCGCGTCAGGAGGTCCAAGTCACGAAGTGGCAGTATGGAAAAAAGCTGTGCTAATGATAAGAGAAAGAGGAGTCTAAGCCCcagttgcagcagcagtgttgaGAACAGTAATAACCTGacaggaaaatatctgttagaGGGACTGAAACTTGTCATGAACAGCAAGGAACTGGAAGAGCGGTTGCCCACTCTCAAAGATGCCATCCTCACTATTCAG GCgtctgatgaaaacagaaaggtgcagtgtgtaccGAATGAGCAACATTCCAGTCAGGATAATTCAACTTCAATGGAAAACGACAGTATGCTCCTTCCCCATGACCGAGTGGGCAGTGACTTCTCCTGGCTCCAATCACAAAGTCAAGAGGACTCCACAGCTCAAAAAGCTGATGAACTTGATGATGAGGAGTCATTCTTATATGGGAATGAAGATACTGGAGGAAAGCAAGACCATATAACTTCTACCACCcctttttcagcattttctcaGACTGGAGAACATTCCAGTGATGTTTCTGCTCTGAGCAGTCAACCGTCCATATTTAGTAGCTTCGGGGATCTGCTTGACCTGAAGCAGCCCCTTCAAATGACTTCCTCAATCAATCTGGACAGTAGTGAGTTTGAGAAGATCAAGAATATATTAAAGAGTCAGGGCACAGCAAACATCAACCAGATCGTGGTGAAGATGCAGGggcagaaagaggagaagcaACCGTCTCCTGTTTTACTTGGTTCAGACCTAACAGCAGCAAGCTTGACAATGCAAGCAATGAAGAACTCTAATGTACAGCAAGCTCTGCAATCTCTACAGTCTCTTATCAAAG CGACAAAGGAGAAGAGAGCAAAAAGTGATGGCAGTGGCACATCTCAGACCTCTGATAAACACAAG GCAAGTAATGGTgaggaaatgaagagagagagacaagccAGAAAAAGTCAAATGGAATCCTTGATAAAAGAAATGGAGGAATTGTTGAAACAGGATG GCCAGAGTTTTCTGACACCAGTGATTGGGTTCTACTGCCAGAAATGTGAGGAGTTCATTGGAGATTTAAGTTCTGCTGACAACCATGCGGCCATTCACCAACATGCTAACTCTAGCAGT AACATGCAAATGGAACAACATGCTGGACAGACTGATAGAGGCAGCAAAGGACACTCCAACTGttttagcagcagcagtaaccGACACCCACACACCTCAGACAAGAGAGATCACAGAGACTTCAGCTACCATCGAGATTCAGAAGACCAGAGAAATCACAGAGACTACAAACAAGAGTGGAGGAATGAGACACCTCACAGAGGCAAGCTCGACAACAACCACATAAATCACGGGCAGAGGCAGGAAAACATCTCCTTTAAAGAGGAGATGAGTAAGGAGAGGATGCTCATAACGGTGTCATGTGGACCGACATCCCCTCCGAACATCAGGGTTAAGGAGGAAGTGAACAAGGAGCAGACCGTCCGAGGCTATAGCAAAGTCAAAGTggaagacacaaataaaaaggataGCAAGGAAAAAGATAGCAAGGGGAAAAATGAAAGCAGTGATGATAGTGAcaatgacaaaggaaaaacatgtaaagtaaaatcatcaaaaaagaaaaagaagaaggagaagaagaagaagaaaaaggagaagggAAATAAGTCCTAA
- the si:ch211-195b21.5 gene encoding uncharacterized protein DDB_G0284459 isoform X1, translated as MYRSGKPEHGPPPFRPPSAHGPPFTFGGSCSVPPRGHLAPGPHGSFSAPASDRQFLHNRPSREHFIRPHCSNFSIDRSTAIASGGSQKMAPHAEPPHLQVLQWIPTPAKHHLPDSDRAGEEFLRCIAANKPLPDYLKGDMAYNLAEAFKSANVLKDAVKSDPEFQKHGPRSISQSRSRSRGRSRGKSRGKSRGKSRAKSRARSRSRVRSRSRARSKSHARGKSRARNKSRARSKSRSRSQSKQKSHVRSKSRVRRSKSRSGSMEKSCANDKRKRSLSPSCSSSVENSNNLTGKYLLEGLKLVMNSKELEERLPTLKDAILTIQASDENRKVQCVPNEQHSSQDNSTSMENDSMLLPHDRVGSDFSWLQSQSQEDSTAQKADELDDEESFLYGNEDTGGKQDHITSTTPFSAFSQTGEHSSDVSALSSQPSIFSSFGDLLDLKQPLQMTSSINLDSSEFEKIKNILKSQGTANINQIVVKMQGQKEEKQPSPVLLGSDLTAASLTMQAMKNSNVQQALQSLQSLIKATKEKRAKSDGSGTSQTSDKHKASNGEEMKRERQARKSQMESLIKEMEELLKQDGQSFLTPVIGFYCQKCEEFIGDLSSADNHAAIHQHANSSSQNMQMEQHAGQTDRGSKGHSNCFSSSSNRHPHTSDKRDHRDFSYHRDSEDQRNHRDYKQEWRNETPHRGKLDNNHINHGQRQENISFKEEMSKERMLITVSCGPTSPPNIRVKEEVNKEQTVRGYSKVKVEDTNKKDSKEKDSKGKNESSDDSDNDKGKTCKVKSSKKKKKKEKKKKKKEKGNKS; from the exons ATGTACCGGTCAGGGAAACCGGAGCATGGGCCGCCGCCGTTCCGGCCGCCGTCAGCCCATGGCCCTCCTTTCACATTCGGAGGGTCCTGTAGTGTTCCTCCTCGTGGACACTTGGCTCCTGGACCCCACGGATCATTTTCAGCTCCGGCATCGGACAGACAGTTTCTTCACAACAGACCATCAAGAGAGCATTTCATCAGA CCCCACTGTAGCAACTTCTCCATAGACCGTAGTACAGCGATTGCTTCTGGAGGCAGCCAGAAGATGGCCCCTCATGCTGAACCACCACACCTTCAGGTCCTACAGTGGATTCCCACTCCTGCAAAACATCATCTACCAGACAG TGACAGAGCTGGTGAGGAATTCTTGAGATGCATTGCAGCCAACAAGCCTCTCCCAGACTATCTGAAAGGGGACATGGCATACAACCTTGCTGAGGCATTTAAGTCAGCTAATGTTCTGAAAGATGCAGTAAAATCAGACCCTGAGTTCCAGAAGCATGGGCCCAGAAGCATCAGTCAAAGTAGAAGCAGAAGCCGTGGCAGAAGCCGTGGAAAAAGTCGTGGAAAAAGTCGTGGAAAATCTCGAGCCAAGAGCCGTGCGCGAAGCAGAAGCCGTGTACGCAGCCGAAGCAGAGCAAGGAGCAAAAGTCATGCTCGTGGCAAGAGTCGAGCTAGAAACAAAAGCAGAGCCCGCAGTAAAAGTCGGAGCAGGAGCCAAAGCAAGCAAAAAAGTCATGTACGGAGCAAGAGTCGCGTCAGGAGGTCCAAGTCACGAAGTGGCAGTATGGAAAAAAGCTGTGCTAATGATAAGAGAAAGAGGAGTCTAAGCCCcagttgcagcagcagtgttgaGAACAGTAATAACCTGacaggaaaatatctgttagaGGGACTGAAACTTGTCATGAACAGCAAGGAACTGGAAGAGCGGTTGCCCACTCTCAAAGATGCCATCCTCACTATTCAG GCgtctgatgaaaacagaaaggtgcagtgtgtaccGAATGAGCAACATTCCAGTCAGGATAATTCAACTTCAATGGAAAACGACAGTATGCTCCTTCCCCATGACCGAGTGGGCAGTGACTTCTCCTGGCTCCAATCACAAAGTCAAGAGGACTCCACAGCTCAAAAAGCTGATGAACTTGATGATGAGGAGTCATTCTTATATGGGAATGAAGATACTGGAGGAAAGCAAGACCATATAACTTCTACCACCcctttttcagcattttctcaGACTGGAGAACATTCCAGTGATGTTTCTGCTCTGAGCAGTCAACCGTCCATATTTAGTAGCTTCGGGGATCTGCTTGACCTGAAGCAGCCCCTTCAAATGACTTCCTCAATCAATCTGGACAGTAGTGAGTTTGAGAAGATCAAGAATATATTAAAGAGTCAGGGCACAGCAAACATCAACCAGATCGTGGTGAAGATGCAGGggcagaaagaggagaagcaACCGTCTCCTGTTTTACTTGGTTCAGACCTAACAGCAGCAAGCTTGACAATGCAAGCAATGAAGAACTCTAATGTACAGCAAGCTCTGCAATCTCTACAGTCTCTTATCAAAG CGACAAAGGAGAAGAGAGCAAAAAGTGATGGCAGTGGCACATCTCAGACCTCTGATAAACACAAG GCAAGTAATGGTgaggaaatgaagagagagagacaagccAGAAAAAGTCAAATGGAATCCTTGATAAAAGAAATGGAGGAATTGTTGAAACAGGATG GCCAGAGTTTTCTGACACCAGTGATTGGGTTCTACTGCCAGAAATGTGAGGAGTTCATTGGAGATTTAAGTTCTGCTGACAACCATGCGGCCATTCACCAACATGCTAACTCTAGCAGT cAGAACATGCAAATGGAACAACATGCTGGACAGACTGATAGAGGCAGCAAAGGACACTCCAACTGttttagcagcagcagtaaccGACACCCACACACCTCAGACAAGAGAGATCACAGAGACTTCAGCTACCATCGAGATTCAGAAGACCAGAGAAATCACAGAGACTACAAACAAGAGTGGAGGAATGAGACACCTCACAGAGGCAAGCTCGACAACAACCACATAAATCACGGGCAGAGGCAGGAAAACATCTCCTTTAAAGAGGAGATGAGTAAGGAGAGGATGCTCATAACGGTGTCATGTGGACCGACATCCCCTCCGAACATCAGGGTTAAGGAGGAAGTGAACAAGGAGCAGACCGTCCGAGGCTATAGCAAAGTCAAAGTggaagacacaaataaaaaggataGCAAGGAAAAAGATAGCAAGGGGAAAAATGAAAGCAGTGATGATAGTGAcaatgacaaaggaaaaacatgtaaagtaaaatcatcaaaaaagaaaaagaagaaggagaagaagaagaagaaaaaggagaagggAAATAAGTCCTAA